A genomic stretch from Bacillus sp. N1-1 includes:
- a CDS encoding ABC transporter permease, with protein sequence MLAYTVRRLLMLIPVLFGMTLIVFFMIRAIPGDPAQVILGQQATEEAIKSLTKQLGLDQPWYLQYIDYIKNLFTGDLGTSLRTSSDISGEIWPYLAATLELSLVAMVIAIFIGVNAGIISAWFQNSWFDYTAMVLALVGVSMPVFWLGLMEQWAFSLELGWLPSTGRENVRNPVDAITHLYLIDTLIQGRMDQFVEVIKHLILPGIALGTIPMAIIARMTRSSMLEVMRSDFVRTARAKGTKMFWVVYKHSLKNAFIPVLTVIGLQMGLLLGGAILTETIFGWPGIGRYIYDAINFRDYPVIQSGILIVAVIFVFINLIVDLLYAAIDPRIKYN encoded by the coding sequence ATGCTTGCTTATACAGTTAGACGACTGCTGATGCTCATCCCAGTGTTGTTTGGGATGACACTCATTGTATTCTTTATGATTCGAGCCATTCCCGGAGATCCAGCTCAGGTCATTTTAGGACAACAGGCAACAGAGGAAGCAATAAAAAGTTTAACAAAACAGCTTGGTCTCGATCAGCCGTGGTATCTACAGTATATCGATTATATTAAAAACTTATTTACAGGAGATTTAGGCACTTCTCTTCGGACAAGTTCAGATATTAGTGGAGAAATTTGGCCATATCTTGCCGCTACTCTTGAATTGTCGCTTGTTGCGATGGTTATTGCGATTTTTATTGGTGTAAATGCAGGTATTATTAGTGCCTGGTTCCAAAACTCATGGTTTGATTACACGGCTATGGTATTAGCGCTAGTTGGTGTATCCATGCCTGTTTTCTGGCTTGGGTTGATGGAACAGTGGGCTTTCTCTCTTGAACTTGGATGGCTACCATCAACGGGTCGCGAAAATGTGAGAAACCCTGTAGATGCTATTACCCATCTTTATCTTATTGATACCTTAATTCAGGGGAGAATGGATCAATTTGTTGAAGTTATTAAGCATTTGATTCTACCTGGTATTGCTCTTGGTACGATTCCAATGGCTATTATTGCACGAATGACACGCTCAAGCATGCTTGAAGTTATGCGATCTGATTTTGTTCGCACAGCTCGTGCAAAAGGAACGAAAATGTTTTGGGTTGTCTATAAACACTCTTTAAAAAATGCCTTTATTCCCGTTCTAACCGTTATTGGACTACAAATGGGCTTGCTTCTAGGGGGAGCGATTCTTACTGAGACGATCTTTGGTTGGCCAGGAATTGGTCGATATATTTACGACGCGATTAATTTTAGAGATTATCCTGTCATTCAATCAGGGATTTTAATCGTTGCGGTAATTTTCGTTTTTATTAATTTAATTGTCGATCTGCTATATGCTGCAATTGATCCTCGAATCAAATACAACTAA
- a CDS encoding SDR family oxidoreductase, whose protein sequence is MELNLENKRVLITGGSKGIGKSIAKAFYEEGAKVGICGRNREDLEMAKDEIGPNLALFEADITDERKRVQLLDSFIMEFGSIDILINNAGGSSGGAIMETNLSEFHKAMDLNFYSAVHLSQLSAEKMKELGEGVIVNISSIFGRESGGKPTYNHSKAAMISFTKAMGDEVIQDGVRVNGVAPGAILHPSGNWQKRKEENPEKIAQFVESEIPGGRFGTPEEVANAVVFLASDKASWIVGATITVDGGQSKSNF, encoded by the coding sequence GTGGAGTTGAATTTAGAAAATAAACGCGTTTTAATTACAGGTGGCTCAAAAGGTATTGGCAAATCGATTGCGAAGGCATTTTATGAAGAAGGTGCAAAGGTAGGTATTTGTGGAAGGAATCGCGAGGATCTTGAGATGGCGAAAGATGAAATTGGCCCGAACCTTGCTTTATTCGAAGCGGATATAACAGATGAAAGAAAACGTGTACAACTATTGGATTCATTTATAATGGAATTTGGTTCTATTGATATCCTCATAAATAATGCTGGAGGAAGCAGTGGAGGAGCTATTATGGAAACAAACCTCTCTGAATTTCATAAGGCGATGGATCTCAATTTCTATTCAGCGGTTCACCTCAGTCAACTATCAGCAGAAAAAATGAAGGAGCTGGGTGAAGGGGTGATTGTTAATATCTCTTCTATTTTTGGTCGGGAATCTGGGGGCAAGCCAACTTACAATCATTCAAAAGCAGCCATGATTAGCTTTACAAAAGCAATGGGTGATGAAGTAATTCAAGATGGTGTGCGAGTAAATGGCGTAGCACCAGGGGCAATTCTTCATCCTTCAGGAAATTGGCAAAAGCGCAAGGAAGAAAATCCAGAAAAAATTGCTCAGTTTGTAGAAAGTGAAATTCCAGGTGGGAGATTTGGTACACCTGAGGAAGTAGCAAATGCCGTCGTTTTTCTAGCTTCTGACAAAGCATCCTGGATCGTCGGTGCCACCATCACGGTAGATGGTGGCCAATCAAAATCTAATTTTTAA
- a CDS encoding gamma-type small acid-soluble spore protein, which yields MAKKPGQTQAGTSIQHVKQQNQQASAGQAGQQQYGAEFASETDAQEVKARNAKSAQNKQQASAGQAGQAGQQQYGAEFASETDVQEVKARNAKSAQNKQQASAKNNQQQQ from the coding sequence ATGGCAAAGAAACCAGGACAAACTCAAGCTGGTACAAGTATTCAACACGTAAAACAGCAGAATCAACAAGCTTCTGCAGGACAAGCAGGTCAGCAACAATACGGTGCTGAATTTGCAAGCGAAACGGATGCTCAAGAAGTGAAAGCTCGCAATGCGAAGTCTGCTCAAAACAAGCAGCAAGCATCTGCAGGACAAGCAGGACAAGCAGGTCAGCAACAATACGGTGCTGAATTTGCAAGCGAAACGGATGTTCAAGAAGTGAAAGCTCGTAACGCAAAGTCTGCTCAAAATAAGCAGCAAGCATCTGCGAAGAACAACCAGCAGCAACAATAA
- a CDS encoding dipeptide ABC transporter ATP-binding protein, with product MQEALLEVKQLKKHFPIQGGVLKQQVGTVKAVDGVTFTLHKGETFGLVGESGCGKSTTGRMLMRLLEPSEGEVLFDGKEMTALNKKDLRHLRKDIQMVFQDPFASLNPRHTVEKIIEEPLIVHQLGNKAERKKRVRELLEIVGLSAYHAKRYPHQFSGGQRQRIGIARALAVNPKLIIADEPVSALDVSIQAQVLNLLEDLQKELGLTYLFIAHDLGVVRHISDRVAVMYLGRIVEMADSEKLYLDSKHPYTQALLSAVPVPDPEYGKDRIILTGDVPSPSNPPSGCPFHTRCPKAMDVCSSVVPEFREIEPGHHTACHLYEEDLV from the coding sequence TTGCAAGAAGCACTACTTGAAGTTAAACAGCTGAAGAAACATTTTCCCATTCAGGGAGGCGTACTTAAGCAGCAGGTAGGAACAGTAAAAGCCGTTGATGGTGTGACCTTTACATTACATAAGGGAGAAACTTTTGGACTGGTTGGAGAAAGTGGATGTGGAAAGTCTACAACTGGACGGATGTTGATGAGACTGCTTGAACCAAGCGAAGGTGAAGTTCTTTTTGATGGGAAAGAAATGACGGCCTTAAACAAAAAGGATCTTCGTCACCTTAGAAAAGATATTCAGATGGTGTTTCAGGACCCTTTTGCATCGCTTAATCCGAGGCATACAGTTGAAAAAATTATCGAAGAACCTCTTATTGTTCATCAGCTTGGTAATAAAGCAGAGCGTAAAAAAAGGGTAAGAGAACTTCTTGAAATTGTTGGTCTAAGTGCCTACCATGCCAAGCGGTATCCTCATCAATTCAGTGGTGGACAGCGCCAAAGAATAGGTATAGCACGGGCACTAGCAGTTAATCCGAAGTTAATTATTGCGGATGAACCTGTTTCAGCACTTGATGTTTCGATCCAAGCTCAAGTATTAAATCTTTTAGAAGATCTTCAGAAAGAGCTTGGCCTAACATATTTGTTTATCGCTCATGATTTAGGAGTTGTCCGTCATATTAGCGATCGCGTCGCAGTGATGTACCTTGGACGTATTGTTGAAATGGCAGATAGTGAAAAGCTTTATTTGGATTCGAAACATCCGTATACACAGGCTCTTCTTTCAGCCGTTCCGGTTCCAGATCCTGAATATGGGAAAGACAGAATTATTCTTACTGGAGATGTGCCAAGCCCATCGAATCCGCCATCAGGATGTCCTTTTCACACAAGATGTCCTAAGGCGATGGACGTGTGCAGCTCTGTTGTTCCTGAATTCAGGGAGATAGAACCTGGACACCATACAGCGTGTCATCTGTATGAAGAAGACCTTGTATAA
- a CDS encoding SOS response-associated peptidase has translation MCGRFSLTTELDALLERFQIEQTTIEGYEPRFNIAPSQQIPAVIRAGHSNRIGTLRWGLVPFWAKDVSIASKLINARSETADKKASFKHALKKRRCLILSDGFYEWKQIENRKIPMRIQVRKGEPFAMAGLWEKWDDGKLTHYTCTILTTEANELMEEIHNRMPVILTKEAEKIWLDSSVNDVAELNQCLKPFASSEMNAYEVSTIVNSPKNEKPECIIPI, from the coding sequence ATGTGTGGACGCTTTTCCTTAACAACAGAACTCGACGCTCTACTAGAACGTTTTCAAATTGAACAGACAACTATTGAAGGCTATGAGCCAAGGTTTAACATCGCGCCATCTCAACAAATTCCAGCCGTTATTCGAGCAGGTCATAGTAATCGAATAGGAACATTAAGGTGGGGGTTAGTTCCTTTCTGGGCAAAGGATGTTTCAATTGCATCTAAATTGATCAATGCAAGAAGTGAAACAGCAGATAAAAAGGCAAGCTTTAAGCACGCACTTAAAAAGCGGAGATGCCTGATCTTATCCGATGGCTTCTATGAATGGAAACAAATCGAAAATAGGAAAATCCCTATGCGAATTCAAGTAAGAAAAGGTGAGCCGTTTGCAATGGCTGGTTTATGGGAAAAATGGGATGATGGTAAGCTCACGCACTATACGTGTACCATTTTGACGACTGAAGCAAATGAGCTAATGGAAGAAATACATAATCGAATGCCTGTCATTTTAACAAAGGAAGCGGAAAAAATTTGGCTTGATTCTTCTGTGAATGATGTAGCTGAATTAAATCAGTGCCTGAAGCCTTTTGCATCTTCTGAGATGAATGCCTATGAAGTTTCCACAATTGTCAATTCACCAAAAAACGAAAAACCAGAATGTATCATACCTATTTAA
- a CDS encoding ABC transporter ATP-binding protein: protein MEQPVLKVSGLETHFFTDDGEIPAVDSVDFYVNKGEVLGIVGESGSGKSVTSLSIMQLIQAPGKVVGGEITYKGENLIAKSEKEMRKIRGNEIGMIFQEPMTSLNPVFRIGNQLIEGIRIHKKWNKKKAWDHAVSILKLVGLPRAEELMNEYPHQLSGGMRQRVMIAMAMACEPEVLIADEPTTALDVTIQAQILELMKKLNKETNTSIIMITHDLGVVAEICDRIAVMYSGKIVEQGKTQDIFQHPKHPYTIGLIESVPDVRVRKDRLYSIPGNVPKPGSIHKGCHFAPRCSFAFDKCYEENPMLLDAGPAQQARCWLHEDAEKAAVLERVKS, encoded by the coding sequence GTGGAACAACCAGTATTAAAAGTTAGCGGGTTAGAAACTCACTTTTTTACAGATGATGGAGAAATTCCGGCAGTCGATTCTGTTGATTTTTATGTCAACAAAGGAGAGGTGCTTGGCATTGTAGGGGAGTCCGGATCTGGAAAAAGTGTTACCTCATTATCCATTATGCAGCTCATTCAGGCCCCTGGTAAGGTAGTCGGTGGTGAAATTACATACAAAGGTGAAAATCTTATCGCTAAATCTGAGAAAGAGATGAGGAAGATAAGAGGGAATGAAATCGGCATGATTTTTCAGGAGCCGATGACATCGCTGAATCCAGTCTTCCGAATAGGAAATCAGCTGATCGAAGGAATTCGAATACATAAGAAGTGGAACAAGAAAAAAGCCTGGGATCATGCTGTATCAATTCTTAAGTTGGTAGGATTGCCAAGAGCTGAAGAGCTAATGAATGAATATCCTCACCAATTATCTGGTGGGATGCGTCAGCGCGTTATGATCGCAATGGCAATGGCATGTGAACCAGAAGTTCTTATCGCGGATGAGCCAACAACTGCTCTCGATGTGACTATTCAAGCTCAGATTCTTGAGTTGATGAAAAAGTTGAATAAAGAAACGAACACATCGATTATTATGATTACTCATGATCTTGGAGTAGTGGCAGAGATCTGTGATCGGATTGCTGTCATGTATTCTGGAAAAATCGTAGAGCAAGGGAAAACTCAGGATATATTTCAGCACCCTAAGCATCCCTATACGATTGGTTTAATCGAATCAGTACCTGACGTTCGCGTTCGAAAAGACAGGCTGTATTCAATACCTGGAAATGTTCCAAAACCAGGTTCTATCCATAAGGGATGTCACTTTGCACCACGTTGTAGTTTCGCTTTTGATAAATGTTATGAAGAGAATCCAATGCTATTAGATGCAGGACCGGCACAACAGGCCAGATGCTGGCTTCATGAAGATGCCGAGAAAGCAGCTGTATTAGAGAGAGTGAAAAGCTAA
- the nikC gene encoding nickel transporter permease, which translates to MAEIAPQKQVNVQKQPDEEVLSPWREAWKGFRRNKLAMVGMGIVLFFILLAIFAGVIAPEGINEQKLGERLQSPSASHWFGTDDFGRDILSRIIYGARISLWVGFFAVLGSAAVGSLLGMVAGYYGKLVDTIISRIFDIMLAFPSILLAIAVVAVLGPSLRNALIAIAIINIPNFGRLVRSRVLSVKQEEYVMAARAVGMKDSRIIFHHVLPNSLAPIIVQGTLAIATAILEAAALSFLGLGAQAPQPEWGKMLADSRSYIIQAPWTVFFPGLAIMLTVLGFNLLGDGLRDALDPKMKK; encoded by the coding sequence ATGGCTGAAATTGCTCCGCAAAAACAAGTGAACGTTCAAAAACAACCAGACGAAGAAGTACTATCGCCATGGCGTGAAGCCTGGAAAGGATTCAGGAGAAATAAGCTAGCGATGGTCGGCATGGGGATTGTACTTTTTTTCATTCTTCTAGCGATCTTTGCAGGAGTCATCGCTCCTGAAGGGATTAACGAACAAAAATTAGGTGAACGACTTCAATCGCCCTCAGCCAGTCATTGGTTTGGAACCGATGATTTCGGTCGCGATATTTTATCACGCATTATTTATGGGGCACGAATTTCTTTATGGGTTGGTTTCTTTGCCGTACTCGGTTCAGCAGCGGTAGGGAGTTTACTAGGTATGGTAGCGGGATACTACGGTAAGTTAGTAGATACAATTATTTCACGTATCTTTGATATCATGCTTGCATTTCCAAGTATCCTTCTTGCGATTGCAGTTGTGGCAGTTTTAGGACCGTCGTTAAGAAATGCGCTGATCGCGATTGCCATCATTAATATTCCAAACTTTGGACGGCTTGTTCGTTCTAGAGTGTTAAGTGTGAAACAGGAAGAGTATGTAATGGCGGCAAGGGCTGTTGGAATGAAAGACTCAAGAATCATTTTTCATCATGTATTACCCAATTCCCTCGCACCTATTATTGTGCAAGGGACACTTGCTATCGCGACCGCTATTCTAGAAGCGGCTGCACTTAGTTTTCTAGGTCTCGGTGCACAGGCGCCACAACCAGAGTGGGGGAAAATGCTAGCAGATTCTCGTTCGTACATTATCCAGGCACCATGGACGGTGTTTTTTCCAGGACTTGCGATTATGCTAACAGTTCTTGGATTTAACCTACTTGGTGACGGTCTCCGTGATGCGCTGGATCCTAAAATGAAGAAATAA
- a CDS encoding DUF402 domain-containing protein has protein sequence MSFPTTGTRIQIQSYKHRGTLHRTWEESIVLKGTSKEIIGGNDRILVTEADGRQWRTREPAICYFSANHWFNVIGMIRTDGLYYYCNLGTPFTYDEEALKYIDYDLDIKIYPDMTFKLLDEDEYEAHREEMNYPEAIDRIIQQNVKELMNWIHQRKGPFAPGFVDQWYEQFLQYR, from the coding sequence ATGAGTTTCCCAACGACCGGGACGAGAATTCAAATTCAAAGCTATAAACATCGCGGTACGCTTCATCGTACTTGGGAAGAAAGCATCGTACTGAAAGGTACCTCAAAAGAGATCATTGGGGGAAACGATCGCATTCTCGTGACAGAAGCTGATGGAAGACAATGGCGTACGCGTGAACCTGCGATTTGCTATTTTAGTGCGAATCACTGGTTTAATGTCATTGGAATGATTCGGACGGATGGACTTTATTACTATTGTAATTTAGGTACACCATTTACGTACGACGAAGAGGCGTTAAAGTATATTGATTATGATCTTGATATTAAGATCTACCCTGATATGACCTTTAAACTTCTTGATGAAGATGAGTATGAAGCACACCGCGAAGAGATGAATTATCCCGAAGCCATTGACCGCATTATACAACAAAATGTAAAAGAGCTGATGAACTGGATTCATCAGCGTAAAGGACCATTTGCCCCAGGTTTTGTGGATCAATGGTATGAACAGTTTCTACAATATAGGTAA
- a CDS encoding aromatic acid exporter family protein, protein MKFGARIFKTGLAITIALYLATWLGLEPPTFAGVAALFAIQPSIYRSYQTIIDQFQSNIIGALLAVVLVLLFGNQPIVIGLGAIIIIAINIKLKIESTIPLAVVTVILIMNAPQEEFITFATNRFLVIMVGVVSSFFVNLIFLPPKYETKLFHKIVSNTEYISQWIRLATRNDAEHKVLKENLIKLKEDTVKSDQYFLLYKEERTYFKRRDFVKARKLVLFRQMIATTEKSLAILKMLDQLDVKILIMPDEVRKMIQTHLDELTNYHERIHLKYIGKVRHQSPEEMLNTVGSGESTLTERYVDLYESGECNRELWMTIFPLIGMIIDYNDHLEHLDLLVDSFHSYHQEENEVDIQELHAK, encoded by the coding sequence ATGAAGTTTGGTGCCCGTATTTTTAAAACAGGGCTTGCGATTACCATCGCCTTATATTTAGCAACATGGCTTGGATTAGAGCCACCTACTTTCGCTGGTGTAGCTGCATTGTTTGCGATCCAACCATCCATCTACAGATCGTATCAAACGATTATCGATCAATTTCAATCAAACATTATTGGAGCCCTGCTAGCCGTTGTGCTTGTTCTTCTTTTCGGAAATCAGCCCATTGTCATTGGCTTAGGCGCTATTATAATTATCGCCATTAATATTAAGTTAAAAATTGAAAGTACGATTCCACTTGCTGTTGTAACAGTGATATTAATTATGAACGCGCCACAAGAGGAATTTATCACTTTTGCCACGAATCGATTTCTCGTCATTATGGTTGGGGTCGTCAGTTCTTTCTTTGTGAATTTGATTTTCCTCCCACCGAAGTATGAAACAAAATTGTTTCATAAAATCGTAAGCAACACTGAATATATCTCACAATGGATTCGACTTGCTACGAGGAATGATGCGGAACACAAAGTCCTTAAAGAAAACTTGATTAAGTTAAAAGAAGACACGGTGAAAAGTGATCAGTACTTTCTTCTTTATAAGGAAGAACGAACCTATTTCAAACGAAGAGATTTTGTAAAAGCTCGTAAGCTCGTTCTATTCAGACAGATGATCGCTACAACAGAAAAATCACTCGCTATTCTAAAAATGCTTGATCAACTTGATGTCAAGATTTTGATCATGCCGGATGAGGTAAGAAAGATGATTCAGACTCACCTTGATGAGTTGACAAATTATCACGAACGTATCCATTTAAAATATATCGGCAAAGTGAGGCATCAGTCTCCTGAGGAAATGTTAAACACAGTTGGATCCGGTGAATCTACTTTAACCGAACGCTATGTTGATTTATACGAAAGTGGTGAATGTAACCGCGAACTTTGGATGACAATCTTTCCTTTAATCGGTATGATTATTGATTACAACGACCATCTAGAACACCTTGATCTGCTAGTCGATAGCTTCCATTCGTATCACCAGGAAGAAAATGAAGTCGACATACAAGAGCTTCATGCCAAATAA
- a CDS encoding ABC transporter substrate-binding protein: MKKTIFSLVFVLLLSIGLAGCGGSNETNGNGGGDSGDGGEEAGGTLIFGRGGDSVSLDPASVTDGESFKVTKNIFDTLLDYGDDNTDVQEALATDWEVSDDGKTYTFTLREGVKFHDGTDFNADAVVYNFERWMNGTEEAFYYYKSMFGGFKGDEGHVIESVTAKDDYTVEFQLKRPQAPFLKNIAMSPFAIASPDALEKQGDKFGENPVGTGPFVFDQWNRNDKIVLNKNEEYWMDGYPKLDSVIFRAIPDNSARLNALMAGEIDLMDGLNPSDVQQVEDNADLQTFFRPSMNVGYLGLTTNRGPLKDKLVRQALNHAVDKQALIDSFYAGQAEPAKNPMPPVIGGYNDEIEPYEYDLDKAKELLKEAGYEDGFEMELWAMPVPRPYMPDGQKVAEVLQKSFAEIGVDAEIKSYEWATYLEKARNGEADSFLLGWTGDNGDADNFLYVLLDQDNIGSNNYTYYENQELHDLLIEAQSTPDEEERNKLYKEAQEIIHEDAPWIPLVHSKPALGGSSTIKGFSPHPTGSDKLTKVTLQ, translated from the coding sequence ATGAAGAAAACCATTTTTTCATTAGTATTTGTATTGCTACTTTCGATTGGTCTAGCCGGTTGCGGTGGATCAAACGAAACGAATGGCAATGGCGGGGGTGACTCCGGAGACGGAGGCGAAGAAGCAGGTGGAACATTGATCTTTGGTCGCGGCGGTGACTCCGTATCACTTGATCCAGCATCTGTAACAGACGGGGAATCATTTAAAGTAACAAAGAATATTTTTGATACGCTTCTTGATTACGGTGACGATAACACAGATGTGCAAGAAGCCCTTGCGACAGATTGGGAAGTTTCTGACGATGGTAAGACATATACGTTCACACTTCGTGAAGGTGTAAAGTTCCATGACGGTACTGACTTTAACGCAGACGCTGTAGTTTACAACTTCGAACGTTGGATGAATGGGACTGAAGAAGCGTTCTATTACTATAAATCCATGTTCGGTGGATTTAAAGGTGATGAAGGGCACGTTATTGAAAGTGTAACGGCGAAAGACGATTACACGGTTGAATTCCAATTGAAGCGTCCACAAGCGCCATTCTTGAAAAACATCGCGATGTCTCCATTTGCGATTGCTAGTCCAGATGCACTTGAGAAGCAAGGCGATAAGTTTGGTGAAAATCCTGTAGGTACCGGTCCATTTGTATTTGATCAATGGAACCGAAATGACAAAATCGTACTAAATAAAAATGAAGAGTACTGGATGGATGGCTATCCAAAGCTTGATAGCGTTATTTTCAGAGCGATTCCTGATAACTCAGCACGTCTAAATGCACTAATGGCTGGAGAAATTGATTTGATGGATGGGCTGAATCCTTCAGATGTTCAGCAGGTAGAGGACAATGCCGATCTTCAAACGTTCTTCCGTCCTTCTATGAACGTAGGGTATCTTGGTTTAACAACAAACCGCGGCCCATTAAAAGATAAGCTTGTCCGTCAAGCGCTAAACCACGCAGTAGACAAGCAAGCGCTTATTGATTCTTTCTATGCAGGACAAGCGGAGCCAGCGAAAAATCCGATGCCTCCGGTAATTGGTGGGTATAACGATGAGATCGAACCTTATGAGTATGATCTTGATAAAGCGAAGGAACTTCTAAAAGAAGCAGGCTATGAAGATGGATTTGAAATGGAGCTTTGGGCTATGCCGGTTCCACGTCCATATATGCCTGATGGCCAAAAAGTAGCAGAAGTTCTTCAGAAAAGCTTCGCTGAAATTGGCGTAGATGCTGAAATCAAATCATACGAGTGGGCAACTTATCTTGAAAAAGCTCGTAATGGTGAAGCTGATAGCTTCTTGTTAGGTTGGACTGGCGATAACGGTGACGCTGATAACTTCCTATACGTCCTTCTTGATCAAGATAATATTGGAAGCAACAACTATACGTACTATGAAAACCAGGAGCTTCATGATCTTCTAATCGAAGCACAGTCAACTCCAGATGAAGAAGAGCGTAACAAGCTTTATAAAGAAGCACAAGAAATTATCCATGAAGATGCACCGTGGATTCCTCTTGTACACTCCAAGCCAGCACTTGGCGGCTCTAGTACAATTAAAGGTTTCTCACCGCATCCAACTGGATCTGACAAGCTAACAAAAGTAACGCTTCAATAG
- a CDS encoding ABC transporter ATP-binding protein has product MTFVRPYKKQIGITIGIGIVKFGIPLLLPLILKYVIDDIINAEMPAGDKYEQLLWLMGGAFFLFVVVRPPVEYFRQYYAQWIGSKILYDIRDKLFSHIQQLSLKFYSNNKAGEIISRVINDVEQTKTFVITGMMNVWLDLITIVIIIGILSFMNVWLTLAAIVLLPLYGLSVKFFYKRLRDLTKDRSQALAEVQGHLHERVQGMSVIRSFALEDYEQDQFNKRNTNFLERALDHTRWNAKTFAVVNTITDVAPLIVIAFSAYLVISGGLQIGEMVAFVTYMDRLYSPLRRLVNSSTTLTQSIASMDRVFEFVDEKYDIVDREDARKLSNVRGNIQFEDVYFKYNENDLPVLKGIDLDVRAGETIALVGMSGGGKSSLVSLIPRFYDVTGGRILIDGTDIRDYEARSLRDNIGMVLQDNILFSESVRMNIMMGNPNASEEDVIRAAKAANAHEFIISLPEGYDTPVGERGVKLSGGQKQRIAIARVFLKNPPILILDEATSALDLESEHLIQEALEILAKDRTTFIVAHRLATVTHADRIVVVENGQISESGNHQELMKQKGSYHNLFQVQNL; this is encoded by the coding sequence ATGACTTTCGTCAGGCCATATAAAAAACAAATTGGGATTACGATTGGAATCGGAATAGTAAAGTTTGGAATTCCTCTTCTTCTTCCATTGATTTTAAAGTATGTCATTGATGATATTATCAATGCAGAAATGCCAGCTGGGGATAAGTATGAGCAACTTCTTTGGTTGATGGGAGGAGCTTTCTTTCTATTCGTCGTTGTCAGACCACCGGTAGAATACTTCCGTCAGTATTATGCTCAATGGATTGGAAGTAAGATTCTTTATGATATAAGAGATAAATTATTTTCTCATATTCAACAATTAAGTTTGAAGTTTTACTCTAATAACAAAGCAGGCGAAATCATTTCAAGAGTAATAAATGATGTGGAACAGACAAAAACCTTTGTGATTACTGGGATGATGAATGTTTGGCTTGATCTCATTACGATCGTCATCATTATCGGTATACTATCGTTTATGAATGTCTGGCTTACGCTTGCAGCAATTGTTCTTCTTCCTCTCTATGGACTTTCAGTTAAGTTTTTCTATAAGCGTCTTCGCGACTTAACGAAGGACCGCTCACAAGCACTTGCAGAAGTTCAAGGTCACCTTCATGAACGAGTTCAAGGGATGTCAGTGATTAGAAGTTTTGCCCTGGAAGATTATGAACAAGATCAATTCAACAAAAGAAATACGAATTTCTTAGAACGAGCACTTGATCATACAAGGTGGAATGCCAAAACGTTCGCTGTCGTTAATACGATTACGGATGTAGCGCCTCTTATTGTGATTGCCTTTTCTGCGTACCTTGTGATTTCAGGAGGACTTCAAATTGGTGAGATGGTAGCCTTTGTAACTTATATGGATCGCCTTTATAGTCCACTTAGACGATTGGTAAACTCATCTACAACACTAACGCAATCCATTGCTTCCATGGATCGAGTTTTTGAATTTGTTGATGAGAAATACGATATTGTGGATAGAGAAGATGCTCGAAAGTTGAGCAACGTTCGAGGAAATATACAGTTTGAAGATGTTTATTTCAAATATAATGAAAATGATCTTCCTGTTCTAAAAGGAATTGATCTTGATGTAAGGGCTGGTGAAACCATTGCTCTTGTTGGTATGAGTGGAGGTGGGAAATCGTCTCTTGTTAGTTTGATACCTCGTTTCTACGACGTAACGGGTGGGCGAATTCTTATCGATGGCACGGATATTCGAGATTACGAAGCAAGAAGTCTTCGTGACAATATCGGCATGGTTTTACAGGATAATATTTTGTTTAGTGAATCAGTTCGAATGAATATTATGATGGGAAATCCGAATGCTTCTGAAGAAGATGTCATACGTGCAGCAAAAGCAGCGAATGCGCATGAGTTTATCATCAGCCTTCCGGAAGGTTACGATACGCCCGTTGGTGAGCGCGGTGTTAAACTATCCGGAGGACAAAAGCAAAGGATCGCCATCGCGCGTGTCTTTCTCAAAAATCCTCCTATTCTTATTTTGGATGAAGCGACATCAGCTCTTGACCTTGAGAGTGAACATCTTATCCAGGAGGCGCTCGAAATACTTGCAAAAGATCGAACAACTTTCATCGTAGCACACCGTCTTGCAACAGTGACGCATGCTGATCGAATTGTTGTCGTTGAAAATGGACAAATTTCTGAGAGCGGAAACCATCAAGAACTGATGAAACAAAAAGGGTCATACCATAATCTGTTCCAAGTACAAAATTTATAA